GCTACGACGGTATCTCGACGTTCGTCGTCGCGCCAGAGGACGACGGCTGGGCGGTGACGACCGAGTGGGAGAAGATGGGGCTGAACGCCTCGCCGACCTGCGAACTGCAGTTCGACGACTGCCGGCTTCCGGCGGACCGCCTGCTGGGCGAGGAGGGCGACGGCTGGGAGCAGACCCTCGAGACGCTCAACGGCGGGCGCATCTCCATCGCCGCACTCTCGACGGGGCTGGCACAGGGCGCGTTCGAGGCCGCCAAGTCCTACGCCACCGAACGCGAGCAGTTCGACCGTCCCATCTCGAAGTTCGACGCCGTCCGGGACAAAATCGTCGAGATGGACCGCAAGATAGAGCGCGCTCGCCTGCTGACCCACAAGGCGGCGACGATGTACGACGCCGGGGAGGACGTGACGCGCATGTCCTCGCTGGCGAAACTCGACGCCAGCGAAATCTGCCGGGAGGTCGCCGAGGACGCCGTCCAGGTGCTGGGCGGGTACGGCTACACGACGGACTTCGCCCCCCAGCGGTTCTATCGGGACGCCAAGCTCATGGAAATCGGCGAGGGGACGAGCGAGATACAGCGGATGGTGCTCGGCCGGCAACTGGGGCTGTGAGGGCTCGATTCACGCGTCGGACTTGCCGTCCGGGACGATAGTGACCGGCACGTCGGCGGCGTCGATGACGGCGACCGCGGCGTCGCCCTCCCGGATGCGGCCGGTCAGTCCCTTCGGCTCGTGGCCCATGACGATGTGGTGAACGTCCACGTCGGCCGCGAGTTCGAGCAGTTCGTTGCCCACTCGCGTGCCCGACCGCATCGCCGACCGACCGACGTGTTCGATGGCGACCGTCGCCACGACGGTCGCGTCGCGGAACCGCTCGCGCATCTCGTCCCGGAGCTGTTTGGCCGTGCCGTCGGCGGTGTCGGCGTCGACGAGGTGGACGACGTACAGTTCCTCGTCCATCGCGTCCGCGAGCGCCACTGCCGTGTCGATGACCGCCCCGGAGACCGAATCGTTGGCGATAGCCACGAGAATGGTCATACGGGGAAGACGGCCTTCGCGGGCAAATCACTTTCTGCCGAGCTAACAGGTATCTCACTCCGTCGCTTTCAGATTGTGGACGGCGTCGACGGACTCGACGACCGCTGCGGTTGGTTCGATGGCAGAGCGGATGGCGTCGGCGTCCTTGTAGGCCATCGGCGCTTCGTCGCGGACACCCTCGATGACGGACTCGGAGTAGACGCCGTCCATCGCCGCGGCGAACTCCTCCATGTCGATATCGCTGTGGGCCTGCCGGCGACTCATCACGCGCCCGGCCCCGTGGGGCGCGGTCTGGTGGTACTCGTCGTTGCCCTTCCCGCGGGCGATTATCGACCCCTCGGCCATGTTGAACGGAATCAGCAGCCGCTGGCCCTCGCGGGCCGGGGTCGCCCCCTTGCGGATGGTCAGGTCCCGGAAGTCGATGTAGTTGTGAATCGACTGGAAGCGGTCGACGGGGTCGACGCCCAGGGCGTCACAGACGGCGTCGCTCATCAGGTCGCGGTTCCAGCGGGCGTACTGCTGGGCGAACAGCATGTCGACGAGGTAGCCGTGGGCCTCCCGGCCCTCCAGCCAGTCGAGGTCCGTATTGCGGTCCTCGTCGTCGTCGCTGTGAATCGCGTCCTGGACCTGCCCGAGCGCGTCGAAGGCGTCTTCGATGTCGGAGCCGTCGAGTTCCCGGCGCAGTCGTTCTTTCCGGATGTAGGACTCGCCCATGCCGCCGGTGACCCAGGCGTAGAGGTCCCGGGACTCGACGGTATCGGGGTCGAACTTCAGGTACTCGACGTACTCCTCGGGAATCTGTTCGCGGATTTCGCCGATGGTCCGGCGGTCCGTCGCCGTCGACTGCCAGTACTCCGCGACGGACTTCCCGAGGTAGCGGGAGCCGCTGTGGATGACCAGCCAGTAGTCGCCCGACTCGCGCCCGCGGCCGAACTCGACGAAGTGGTTCCCGCCGCCCAGGGTTCCCGCACTCCGGATTATGTACCCCATCCCCTGGCGCTGGTCGGCCAGGACGCGGTCACACAGCGACTCGAAGTAGTCCCCGTCGTAGCCGTCGAAGTCGAACTCGATGGGGTCGATGTGCTCGCC
Above is a window of Haloarcula sp. DT43 DNA encoding:
- a CDS encoding acyl-CoA dehydrogenase family protein, whose amino-acid sequence is MEFDVPAEHRMIRDSVREFCENEIQPIAQEIEDEHRFPAELFEALGELDVMGVPISEEWGGLGGDTLMYALVAEELGRVSGSVGLSYVAHTSLGSKPIELFGTDAQKERWLRPLATGEHLGGWALTEPGSGSDASDMATTAERDGDEYVLNGTKQFITNASVAGSILVKAVTDPEAGYDGISTFVVAPEDDGWAVTTEWEKMGLNASPTCELQFDDCRLPADRLLGEEGDGWEQTLETLNGGRISIAALSTGLAQGAFEAAKSYATEREQFDRPISKFDAVRDKIVEMDRKIERARLLTHKAATMYDAGEDVTRMSSLAKLDASEICREVAEDAVQVLGGYGYTTDFAPQRFYRDAKLMEIGEGTSEIQRMVLGRQLGL
- a CDS encoding RtcB family protein, with amino-acid sequence MVLELTGKHTTARVMVDDESLVESGCREQIETLIDHPAFTEPVRIMPDTHWGAGAPIGFTMPLGERVVPNIVGVDVGCGMAATNLGPELPLEDEERERRVREAVPMGRSVHDYDDAVHLVEEFPFERANRVFEQFDAAYAERFGEHIDPIEFDFDGYDGDYFESLCDRVLADQRQGMGYIIRSAGTLGGGNHFVEFGRGRESGDYWLVIHSGSRYLGKSVAEYWQSTATDRRTIGEIREQIPEEYVEYLKFDPDTVESRDLYAWVTGGMGESYIRKERLRRELDGSDIEDAFDALGQVQDAIHSDDDEDRNTDLDWLEGREAHGYLVDMLFAQQYARWNRDLMSDAVCDALGVDPVDRFQSIHNYIDFRDLTIRKGATPAREGQRLLIPFNMAEGSIIARGKGNDEYHQTAPHGAGRVMSRRQAHSDIDMEEFAAAMDGVYSESVIEGVRDEAPMAYKDADAIRSAIEPTAAVVESVDAVHNLKATE
- a CDS encoding universal stress protein, whose translation is MTILVAIANDSVSGAVIDTAVALADAMDEELYVVHLVDADTADGTAKQLRDEMRERFRDATVVATVAIEHVGRSAMRSGTRVGNELLELAADVDVHHIVMGHEPKGLTGRIREGDAAVAVIDAADVPVTIVPDGKSDA